The proteins below come from a single Candidatus Krumholzibacteriia bacterium genomic window:
- a CDS encoding dienelactone hydrolase family protein, with translation MTRFDRPDGQKAPAYFAEPDFTSHAPGIVVIQEWWGINAQMKGIADRFAEEDFRVLVPDLYRGRLAADADEANHMMSDLDWNDAVFQDVQGAIDHLKTTDSKEVAVLGFCMGGALSIAAAVHARNLDCAVCFYGIPPRDFADPKQIRVPMLFHFAEHDDWCDAVAVEGLEKDLEAVEARTEVHVYPGTHHAFMNEVRPEVYDERAAKIAWDRSIAFLREELLT, from the coding sequence ATGACCCGCTTCGACCGGCCCGACGGCCAGAAGGCCCCGGCCTATTTCGCCGAACCCGACTTCACCTCACACGCCCCCGGCATCGTGGTGATCCAGGAGTGGTGGGGCATCAACGCCCAGATGAAGGGCATCGCCGACCGCTTCGCCGAAGAGGACTTCCGCGTTCTCGTGCCGGACCTGTACCGCGGCCGCCTCGCCGCCGATGCCGACGAGGCCAACCACATGATGAGCGACCTCGACTGGAACGACGCCGTGTTCCAGGACGTCCAGGGCGCGATCGACCACCTGAAGACGACCGACTCGAAGGAGGTCGCGGTCCTGGGCTTCTGCATGGGCGGGGCCCTGAGCATCGCGGCCGCCGTCCACGCCCGGAACCTGGACTGCGCCGTGTGCTTCTACGGGATTCCCCCGCGCGACTTCGCCGACCCGAAGCAGATCCGCGTTCCCATGCTGTTCCACTTTGCCGAGCACGACGACTGGTGCGACGCCGTCGCCGTCGAGGGCCTGGAGAAGGACCTGGAAGCCGTCGAGGCACGCACCGAGGTGCACGTCTACCCGGGCACCCACCACGCCTTCATGAACGAGGTGCGGCCCGAGGTCTACGACGAGCGGGCCGCGAAGATCGCCTGGGACCGCTCGATCGCGTTCCTGCGCGAGGAACTCCTGACCTGA